In a genomic window of Nesterenkonia halotolerans:
- a CDS encoding CCA tRNA nucleotidyltransferase has translation MPYLPSGFPDGAWLPDVVVELGELFAARGFELSLVGGPVRDLFLGRTSPDLDFTTDATPDQIIATVSGWAEAHWDIGRDFGTIGLRKGQDTIEVTTYRAEAYDPTSRKPQVNFGTDLGEDLVRRDFTVNAMALKLPSFELVDPHSGVSDLHQRVLRTPATPQESFSDDPLRMMRAARFTSQLGMEVAPEVREAMIEMAARVEIVSAERVREELVKLICGVHPSAGIDLLVESGLAEIMLPEVPALKLTDDEHHRHKDVYQHSLKVLEQACSLETDDDGPVPGPDFVLRFAALMHDVGKPKTRRFEPGGGVSFRHHDVVGAKQTRRRMQALKFDKASITAVCLLVELHMRFYGYGDQGWSDSAVRRYVTDAGDQLQRLHRLTRSDVTTRNRKKAARLDHAYDDLEARIAELAEREELDRIRPHLDGEQIMQVLGIAPGPEVGQAYRFLLEHRMEHGPVPQEQAVQILKEWSAAQQ, from the coding sequence ATGCCTTACCTCCCCTCTGGTTTCCCTGACGGCGCCTGGCTGCCGGACGTCGTCGTCGAACTCGGCGAACTCTTCGCCGCGCGCGGATTCGAGCTCTCACTGGTCGGCGGTCCGGTGCGAGACCTCTTCCTCGGTCGCACCTCGCCGGACCTGGACTTCACCACCGACGCGACCCCGGACCAGATCATCGCCACCGTGTCGGGATGGGCCGAGGCCCATTGGGACATCGGGCGCGATTTCGGCACCATCGGGCTGCGCAAGGGCCAGGACACCATCGAAGTCACGACCTATCGTGCCGAGGCCTATGACCCGACCTCCCGCAAGCCACAGGTCAACTTCGGGACCGACCTGGGTGAGGATCTCGTCCGGCGAGACTTCACTGTCAATGCCATGGCGCTGAAGCTGCCGAGCTTCGAACTCGTCGATCCGCATTCGGGCGTGTCGGATCTGCACCAGCGTGTGCTGCGCACCCCGGCCACCCCTCAGGAGTCCTTCTCGGACGACCCGCTGCGAATGATGCGCGCTGCCCGCTTCACCTCACAGCTGGGCATGGAAGTGGCCCCTGAGGTGCGTGAAGCCATGATTGAGATGGCTGCCCGCGTGGAGATCGTCTCCGCCGAGCGGGTGCGCGAGGAGCTGGTGAAGCTGATCTGCGGGGTCCACCCGAGCGCCGGGATCGATCTGTTGGTGGAGTCAGGCCTCGCGGAGATCATGCTTCCCGAGGTGCCCGCACTGAAGCTCACCGATGACGAGCACCACCGGCACAAGGACGTCTACCAGCATTCGCTCAAGGTGCTCGAACAGGCCTGTTCATTGGAGACCGACGACGACGGCCCGGTGCCCGGTCCCGACTTCGTGCTGCGCTTCGCGGCGCTGATGCACGACGTCGGCAAGCCCAAGACCCGCCGCTTCGAGCCGGGCGGCGGGGTCAGCTTCCGGCATCACGACGTGGTGGGCGCGAAGCAGACCCGGCGTCGCATGCAGGCGCTGAAGTTCGACAAGGCCAGCATCACCGCCGTCTGCCTCCTGGTGGAGCTGCATATGCGCTTCTATGGCTACGGCGACCAGGGGTGGAGTGATTCGGCCGTGCGGCGCTACGTCACCGACGCCGGGGATCAGCTCCAGCGGCTGCACCGGCTGACCCGCTCGGATGTCACCACCAGGAACCGCAAGAAGGCGGCGCGCCTGGACCACGCCTACGACGATCTCGAAGCTCGGATCGCTGAGCTTGCCGAGCGGGAGGAGCTGGACCGGATCCGTCCGCACCTGGACGGTGAACAGATCATGCAGGTGCTGGGGATCGCGCCGGGGCCGGAGGTGGGCCAGGCCTACAGGTTCCTGCTCGAGCACCGCATGGAACATGGTCCGGTGCCGCAGGAGCAGGCAGTGCAGATCCTCAAGGAATGGTCCGCGGCCCAGCAGTAG
- a CDS encoding NUDIX hydrolase, translated as MGARRLPNRQSSRQQGSLPTVEEVSAGGVIIRPAATGFDVAIIARYNRGGRLEWCLPKGHPEGVETHEQAALREVAEETGVEGAILTSLGSIEYWFTVPTHRVHKTVHHYLMEAVGGELSIENDPDHEAVDVAWVNMDDLDRTLSFPNERRIVALARQVIDETVQSS; from the coding sequence ATGGGCGCACGTCGACTGCCGAACCGGCAGTCCTCCCGGCAGCAGGGAAGCCTTCCCACGGTCGAAGAGGTCAGCGCCGGCGGGGTCATCATCCGCCCAGCGGCCACCGGATTCGATGTGGCGATCATCGCCCGCTACAACCGCGGCGGTCGGCTGGAGTGGTGCCTGCCCAAGGGTCACCCGGAAGGCGTGGAGACCCACGAGCAGGCGGCGCTGCGTGAGGTGGCCGAGGAGACTGGGGTCGAGGGTGCCATCCTGACATCGCTGGGCAGCATCGAATACTGGTTCACCGTCCCCACCCACCGGGTCCACAAGACCGTGCACCACTACCTCATGGAGGCGGTGGGCGGAGAGCTGAGCATCGAGAACGATCCAGATCATGAGGCCGTGGACGTCGCCTGGGTCAACATGGACGACCTGGACCGCACGCTCTCCTTCCCCAATGAGCGGCGCATCGTGGCGCTGGCCCGACAAGTCATCGATGAGACGGTGCAGTCGAGCTGA